One window of Novosphingobium sp. 9U genomic DNA carries:
- the mutL gene encoding DNA mismatch repair endonuclease MutL, with amino-acid sequence MPEIRRLPDDLVNRIAAGEVVERPASALKELVENAIDAGSRTIAVRLASGGLDLIEVTDDGCGMGSAEIALALERHATSKLPDERIEMVATLGFRGEALPSIASVARLTIESRARGSEEGWRRAVDHGSVSGDGPAALPPGTRIRVEDLFGRVPARRKFLRSPRAEYAACLDVVRRLAMARPEIGFTLEHDGRRALATQPEEALAARVARLVARELAEDGIVIEAERGAARLTGVAGLPTFNRGVADHQYLFVNGRPVKDRLLIGAVRGAYADMLARDRHAVLALFLDVPPEEVDVNVHPAKTEVRFRDPAFVRGFVVGALRHALEGQGQRSAQAPAADAMAAWQVEPFVPPTPSLQSLFAREHAATGNAVREESAAWRGFEPAVTAPPAARAEAAAPEAPAAEYPLGVARGQVAGTYIVAEAQDGLVIVDQHAAHERLVLERLKAAGAEEAMQRSQALLLPEVVELEEPDCDRLEDKATDLARFGLVVERFGPGAMLVRAVPSVLGKADAASLVRDIADDLARHGDALLLGEKLDLVLATMACHGSVRAGRALSVAEMNALLREMERTPRSGQCNHGRPTWVKLQHSDIEKLFGRK; translated from the coding sequence ATGCCCGAAATACGCCGCCTTCCCGACGATCTCGTCAACCGCATTGCGGCGGGAGAAGTGGTCGAACGTCCGGCATCGGCGCTGAAGGAACTGGTCGAGAACGCAATCGACGCGGGATCGCGCACGATCGCGGTGCGCCTTGCCTCAGGCGGGCTCGACCTGATCGAAGTGACCGACGATGGCTGCGGCATGGGCTCCGCCGAAATCGCGCTGGCGCTCGAACGCCACGCCACCTCCAAGCTGCCTGACGAGCGGATCGAGATGGTCGCCACGCTGGGCTTTCGCGGCGAGGCGCTGCCCTCGATCGCCAGCGTCGCGCGGCTCACGATCGAGAGCCGGGCGCGGGGCAGCGAGGAAGGCTGGCGGCGGGCCGTCGATCATGGCTCGGTCAGCGGCGATGGCCCGGCCGCCTTGCCCCCGGGCACCCGTATTCGTGTGGAAGACCTGTTCGGGCGCGTGCCCGCGCGGCGCAAGTTCCTGCGCAGCCCACGCGCGGAATACGCCGCCTGCCTCGATGTCGTACGCCGGCTGGCGATGGCACGGCCCGAGATCGGCTTCACGTTGGAGCACGATGGCCGCCGTGCTCTCGCAACGCAGCCGGAGGAGGCGCTGGCGGCTCGCGTGGCTCGACTGGTCGCGCGCGAACTGGCCGAGGACGGCATCGTCATCGAAGCCGAGCGTGGAGCGGCCAGGCTCACCGGCGTGGCGGGCCTGCCGACGTTCAACCGCGGCGTGGCCGACCACCAGTACCTCTTCGTCAACGGTCGGCCGGTGAAGGATCGGCTGCTGATCGGTGCGGTGCGCGGCGCCTATGCCGACATGCTGGCGCGCGATCGTCATGCCGTGCTCGCGCTGTTCCTCGACGTCCCGCCCGAGGAGGTCGACGTCAACGTCCACCCGGCCAAGACCGAGGTGCGCTTCCGCGACCCCGCCTTTGTCCGCGGCTTCGTGGTCGGCGCGCTCCGCCACGCGCTGGAGGGCCAGGGCCAGCGCAGCGCGCAGGCACCGGCTGCGGACGCCATGGCGGCCTGGCAGGTCGAGCCGTTCGTTCCGCCCACACCGTCGCTGCAGTCGCTGTTTGCTCGCGAACATGCTGCGACTGGCAACGCCGTGCGCGAGGAGAGCGCGGCCTGGCGCGGGTTCGAGCCGGCGGTCACGGCCCCGCCTGCCGCGCGCGCCGAAGCTGCCGCCCCCGAAGCTCCAGCGGCTGAGTACCCGCTCGGCGTAGCACGCGGGCAGGTGGCCGGCACCTACATCGTCGCTGAGGCTCAGGACGGCCTTGTCATCGTCGACCAGCATGCCGCGCACGAGCGGCTCGTGCTCGAACGGCTCAAGGCCGCGGGTGCCGAAGAGGCAATGCAGCGCAGCCAGGCGCTGCTGCTACCCGAGGTTGTCGAACTGGAAGAACCCGATTGCGACCGCCTGGAGGACAAGGCCACCGATCTCGCCCGCTTCGGGCTGGTCGTCGAACGCTTCGGACCTGGGGCGATGCTGGTGCGGGCGGTGCCCTCTGTGCTCGGGAAGGCCGATGCCGCTTCGCTCGTGCGCGACATCGCCGACGACCTTGCCCGCCACGGCGACGCGTTGCTGCTGGGCGAAAAGCTCGACCTCGTCCTGGCGACCATGGCCTGCCACGGCTCGGTGCGGGCGGGACGGGCTCTGTCGGTGGCGGAGATGAACGCCCTGCTGCGCGAAATGGAGCGCACGCCACGATCTGGCCAATGCAACCATGGCCGCCCCACATGGGTGAAATTACAACATTCGGATATCGAGAAACTCTTTGGGCGCAAGTGA
- a CDS encoding DUF1206 domain-containing protein — translation MVDKSEKIVWLARLGYAVRGLVYLLLGYLALSSTGQDNVRRGTTGALEYIRSIPGGTAILTISALGLIGYAVYKLIVGLFDTENIGSDAKGLAKRAAYVVSAVVYGALSWTAIQLAQGTRQSSGNQNQELAATALTFDLGPAAVGLAGVALLIGAGAQAKSAYDRSFMRHISSDAPPATCWIGRIGLATRAIVFLLMGWSLLRSAWFASSGEVRSLGQAMLDLREMGLGFSIIAAGIALFGVFSLITARYRIIPDPDPKLNMRSPLRRA, via the coding sequence ATGGTCGACAAGTCCGAGAAGATCGTCTGGCTGGCCCGCCTGGGCTACGCGGTGCGGGGTCTGGTTTACCTGCTCCTGGGCTACCTGGCGCTCTCGAGCACCGGGCAGGACAACGTACGCCGCGGAACGACGGGTGCTCTCGAATACATCCGCTCGATCCCAGGCGGCACGGCGATCCTCACCATCTCGGCGCTCGGGCTGATCGGATACGCGGTCTACAAGCTGATCGTCGGCCTGTTCGATACCGAGAACATCGGCTCGGATGCGAAGGGTCTTGCCAAGCGAGCCGCCTACGTCGTCAGCGCCGTGGTCTACGGAGCCTTGTCGTGGACCGCGATTCAGCTGGCGCAAGGGACCAGGCAGAGCAGCGGCAACCAGAACCAGGAACTGGCTGCCACTGCCCTCACCTTCGATCTTGGTCCGGCCGCGGTCGGCCTCGCCGGCGTGGCGCTGCTGATCGGCGCGGGCGCGCAGGCGAAGAGCGCTTACGACCGCAGCTTCATGCGGCACATCTCGTCCGACGCGCCGCCTGCGACCTGCTGGATCGGACGCATCGGTCTTGCGACCCGCGCTATCGTGTTCCTGCTGATGGGCTGGTCGCTGCTGCGCTCCGCCTGGTTCGCCAGCAGCGGCGAAGTCCGCTCGCTCGGCCAGGCCATGCTGGATCTGCGTGAGATGGGACTTGGCTTCTCGATCATCGCTGCGGGTATCGCGCTGTTCGGCGTGTTCAGCCTGATCACCGCTCGTTACCGCATCATTCCCGACCCCGATCCCAAGCTGAACATGCGCTCTCCCCTGCGGCGTGCCTGA
- the ychF gene encoding redox-regulated ATPase YchF, whose protein sequence is MGFRCGIVGLPNVGKSTLFNALTETQAAQAANYPFCTIEPNVGQVGVPDPRLDTLAKIASSAKVVPTQLSFVDIAGLVRGASKGEGLGNQFLGNIREVDAVVHVLRCFENDDIQHVENKVDPIADAETVETELLLSDLESLEKRVPAAQKKAAQGDKESKIIAAVLGQALELLRQGKPARLTKPADEEEARVFRQAQLITAKPVLYVCNVEEEAAAEGNAFSARVFEKAAAEGASVVIVSAAIEAELTGMDIEERLAFLEEMGLHETGLARIIRAGYGLLDLLTFFTVGPKEARAWTVHKGAKAPEAAGEIHSDMQRGFIRAETIAYDDFVALGGEAAARDAGKLRQEGKEYVVHDGDVMHFKFNV, encoded by the coding sequence ATGGGTTTTCGTTGCGGCATCGTCGGCCTTCCCAATGTCGGCAAGTCGACCCTGTTCAACGCGCTGACCGAGACGCAGGCGGCGCAGGCGGCGAACTATCCGTTCTGCACCATCGAGCCCAACGTCGGCCAAGTCGGCGTACCCGATCCGCGGCTCGATACGCTGGCCAAGATCGCCAGCTCGGCCAAGGTCGTGCCGACGCAGCTCTCGTTCGTCGACATCGCCGGCCTGGTGCGCGGCGCGTCGAAGGGAGAAGGCCTGGGTAACCAGTTCCTCGGCAACATCCGCGAGGTCGACGCCGTCGTCCACGTGCTGCGCTGCTTTGAGAACGATGACATCCAGCACGTCGAGAACAAGGTCGACCCGATCGCGGACGCCGAAACAGTCGAGACCGAGCTGCTGCTCTCCGACCTCGAAAGCCTGGAGAAGCGCGTCCCCGCCGCCCAGAAGAAGGCGGCGCAGGGCGACAAGGAAAGCAAGATCATTGCCGCCGTGCTCGGCCAGGCACTCGAACTGCTGCGACAGGGCAAGCCCGCCCGCCTGACCAAGCCCGCCGACGAGGAAGAGGCGCGGGTGTTCCGCCAGGCGCAGCTCATCACCGCCAAGCCGGTGCTCTACGTCTGCAACGTCGAGGAAGAGGCCGCAGCCGAGGGCAACGCCTTCTCGGCGCGCGTGTTCGAGAAGGCGGCGGCCGAAGGCGCCAGCGTGGTGATCGTCTCCGCTGCGATCGAAGCCGAGCTGACCGGCATGGACATCGAGGAGCGCCTGGCGTTCCTGGAGGAGATGGGCCTGCACGAGACCGGCCTCGCCCGCATCATCCGCGCCGGTTACGGCCTGCTCGACCTGCTGACCTTCTTCACGGTCGGCCCCAAGGAAGCGCGCGCCTGGACCGTGCACAAGGGTGCCAAGGCTCCCGAAGCGGCGGGCGAGATCCACTCCGACATGCAGCGTGGCTTCATCCGCGCCGAGACTATCGCGTACGACGACTTCGTCGCGCTCGGCGGCGAGGCTGCGGCACGAGACGCCGGCAAGCTGCGCCAGGAAGGCAAGGAGTACGTGGTGCATGACGGCGACGTGATGCACTTCAAGTTCAACGTCTGA
- the pth gene encoding aminoacyl-tRNA hydrolase yields the protein MQLWVGLGNPGAQYAMHRHNVGFMAVDTLAEVYGFGPVQKKFQGWLQEGRIGNNKVLLLKPATFMNESGRAVGEAMRFYKLDLDALTVFHDELDLAPFKVKVKQGGGTAGHNGLRSIDQHLGADFRRVRLGIGHPGHKDRVTGYVLGNYAKSETDDLADMLGAIAAEAEWLAKGDGTRFMNDVALRQQG from the coding sequence ATGCAGCTCTGGGTCGGCCTCGGCAATCCGGGTGCGCAGTACGCGATGCACCGGCACAACGTCGGCTTCATGGCCGTCGACACCCTCGCCGAAGTGTACGGCTTCGGCCCGGTGCAGAAGAAGTTCCAGGGCTGGCTGCAGGAAGGCCGCATCGGCAACAACAAGGTGCTGCTGCTCAAGCCTGCCACCTTCATGAACGAGAGCGGCCGCGCGGTGGGCGAGGCAATGCGCTTCTACAAGCTCGACTTGGATGCGCTGACCGTCTTTCATGACGAACTCGATCTTGCTCCTTTCAAGGTGAAGGTGAAGCAAGGCGGCGGCACCGCCGGTCACAATGGCTTGCGATCGATCGATCAGCATCTGGGTGCCGACTTTCGTCGGGTACGCCTCGGGATCGGGCATCCCGGGCACAAGGACCGAGTGACGGGCTATGTGCTCGGCAACTATGCGAAGAGCGAGACGGACGATCTTGCTGACATGCTCGGGGCCATTGCCGCCGAGGCGGAGTGGTTGGCGAAGGGCGACGGCACCCGCTTCATGAACGATGTGGCCCTGCGACAGCAGGGTTGA
- a CDS encoding 50S ribosomal protein L25/general stress protein Ctc, producing the protein MSDTLNLPAETREGVGKGASRALRRDGRVPAVIYGDKQEPLSIHVEAKELVRLLGTGHFMNSIVEVEVGGQKLRTLPKDVAFHPVNDRPLHVDFLRLAANATVHVKVPVVFANEDASPGLKRGGVLNVVAHELDLIVDANNIPDEITIDVTGLEVGDSIHISQVKLPQGAQDGSHDADLTIATIVAPSALKSSEGGEEEEATAE; encoded by the coding sequence ATGAGCGATACGCTGAACCTGCCGGCCGAGACGCGTGAAGGGGTTGGCAAGGGAGCCTCCCGTGCACTGCGTCGCGATGGCCGCGTCCCCGCCGTTATCTACGGCGACAAGCAAGAGCCCCTCTCGATCCACGTCGAGGCGAAGGAACTGGTCCGCCTGCTGGGCACCGGCCACTTCATGAACTCGATCGTCGAAGTCGAAGTCGGCGGCCAGAAGCTGCGCACGCTCCCCAAGGACGTTGCCTTCCACCCGGTCAACGACCGTCCGCTCCACGTCGACTTCCTGCGCCTGGCCGCCAACGCGACCGTGCACGTGAAGGTACCGGTGGTGTTCGCCAACGAGGACGCATCGCCGGGCCTGAAGCGCGGCGGCGTGCTGAACGTCGTGGCGCATGAGCTCGACCTGATCGTCGACGCCAACAACATCCCCGACGAGATCACGATCGACGTGACCGGCCTGGAAGTCGGCGACTCGATCCACATCAGCCAGGTGAAGCTGCCCCAGGGCGCGCAGGACGGCTCGCACGACGCTGACCTCACCATCGCGACCATCGTCGCTCCTTCGGCGCTCAAGAGCTCCGAGGGCGGCGAGGAAGAGGAAGCGACCGCGGAGTAA
- a CDS encoding TraB/GumN family protein: MTSIWPALFGLVLSVAGCSGKPEPAQPAIWHVTGHGEQEAWLFGTIHAAPAPLAWNTPPVAQALARSDEVMVEVANISDDAAVAQAFTALSRTPGLPPVAARVPADRRASLASMLAARGISESDLRDVETWTVALMLARPEDGSDGRNGVDRAVLAAAPNKRVIELEGATAQLSIFDRLPEVQQRFLLSAVLSDAGALDDEADLVEVWRRGDMTRIEAETRTGLLADPAVRAALFTDRNRRWTTRIVAEVRSGHRPFVAVGAAHMAGPDGLAAMLTRAGYTVTRLD; this comes from the coding sequence ATGACGAGCATCTGGCCTGCGCTTTTCGGCCTCGTCCTCAGTGTCGCCGGCTGCAGCGGCAAGCCAGAGCCAGCGCAGCCTGCGATCTGGCATGTCACCGGCCACGGTGAACAGGAGGCGTGGCTGTTCGGCACGATCCACGCCGCCCCTGCCCCGCTCGCATGGAACACGCCGCCAGTGGCACAGGCACTCGCCCGATCGGATGAGGTCATGGTCGAAGTTGCCAACATCTCCGACGATGCTGCCGTCGCCCAGGCCTTCACCGCCTTGTCGCGCACACCTGGCCTGCCGCCGGTCGCCGCCCGTGTCCCCGCAGACCGGCGAGCGAGCCTGGCCAGCATGCTGGCTGCGCGCGGCATCTCCGAGTCAGACTTGCGCGATGTTGAGACCTGGACGGTGGCACTGATGCTCGCTCGGCCCGAGGACGGATCGGATGGCCGGAACGGCGTCGATCGTGCCGTGCTTGCCGCCGCTCCGAACAAGCGCGTGATCGAGCTGGAAGGCGCGACGGCGCAGCTCTCGATCTTCGATCGACTGCCCGAAGTCCAGCAACGCTTTCTCCTCAGCGCCGTGCTGTCCGACGCCGGTGCGCTCGATGACGAAGCGGACTTGGTGGAAGTTTGGCGCCGGGGCGACATGACGCGGATCGAGGCGGAGACGCGTACCGGGCTGCTTGCCGATCCCGCGGTGCGCGCCGCCCTCTTCACCGACCGCAATCGGCGCTGGACGACACGCATCGTCGCAGAAGTGCGATCCGGACATCGACCTTTCGTAGCGGTCGGCGCCGCGCACATGGCCGGCCCCGACGGGCTCGCCGCCATGCTGACGCGGGCCGGCTACACCGTGACGCGCCTCGACTAA
- a CDS encoding TraB/GumN family protein, which produces MTFPRRSPLALLAPLMLLLTPACGSAKEAQTAKPTPAPTGQVTKAQVAKPALWKVSDKDTTIWLFGTIHILPAGIEWYSGPIAKALESSDTLVTEIVEPNDPAVQAKIGQIALANPPRNLREQLPSDVRKQYEAALTSLQLPMSAFDANDPWYAAVALSTLPLMKDGFGTMNGAEALLIAKSAGKQHLGLETAEMQLGLFDSLPQDTQVKYLGEVLESFPTVRDEIKAMVEAWKAGKADELARLMNEDESDAALMKVLLVDRNKAWAKWIEERLKQPGTVFVAVGAGHLAGKDSVQAQLAADRVKTTRVR; this is translated from the coding sequence ATGACCTTCCCGCGCCGTTCGCCGCTCGCCCTGCTTGCCCCGTTGATGCTGCTTCTGACGCCGGCTTGCGGGTCGGCCAAGGAGGCGCAGACGGCCAAGCCGACCCCGGCCCCGACGGGGCAGGTCACGAAGGCGCAAGTCGCCAAGCCGGCGCTGTGGAAGGTCTCGGACAAGGATACCACGATCTGGCTGTTCGGGACGATCCACATCCTGCCTGCCGGGATCGAGTGGTACTCAGGGCCGATCGCCAAGGCGCTGGAAAGCTCCGACACTCTGGTGACCGAGATCGTCGAGCCGAACGATCCAGCAGTCCAGGCCAAGATTGGCCAGATCGCGCTCGCCAACCCGCCGCGCAACTTGCGCGAGCAACTGCCCTCCGACGTGCGCAAGCAGTATGAGGCGGCGCTCACCTCGTTGCAGCTGCCCATGTCTGCCTTCGATGCGAACGATCCGTGGTACGCGGCGGTTGCGCTCTCGACTCTGCCGCTGATGAAGGACGGCTTCGGCACCATGAACGGCGCGGAGGCGCTGCTGATTGCGAAGTCGGCGGGCAAGCAGCACTTGGGTCTGGAGACGGCCGAGATGCAGCTCGGCCTGTTCGACAGCCTGCCGCAGGACACACAGGTCAAGTACCTGGGCGAAGTGCTGGAAAGCTTCCCCACGGTCCGCGACGAGATCAAGGCCATGGTCGAGGCATGGAAGGCAGGCAAAGCCGACGAACTGGCGCGCTTGATGAACGAGGACGAGAGCGATGCGGCGCTGATGAAGGTCCTGCTGGTTGACCGGAACAAGGCCTGGGCCAAGTGGATCGAAGAGCGCCTGAAGCAGCCAGGCACCGTGTTCGTTGCCGTCGGAGCGGGGCACCTCGCCGGCAAGGACAGTGTCCAGGCGCAGCTCGCCGCCGACCGGGTCAAGACCACGCGCGTGCGGTGA
- a CDS encoding glycine--tRNA ligase subunit alpha, whose translation MPDPAAPLSFQDMILTLHSFWSQQGCLILQPYDMRMGAGTFHPATTLRALGPEPWKAAYVQPSRRPTDGRYGENPNRLQHYYQYQVILKPNPANLQELYLQSLAAIGVDPLAHDIRFVEDDWESPTLGAWGLGWEVWCDGMEVTQFTYFQQVGGFDCKPVAGELTYGLERLAMYIQGVDRVYDLRFNDQGVSYGDVFLANEQELSKYNFEIADTDQLFTGFRHAEAEAMRCIEAGIPLAAYDQAIEASHLFNLLQARGVISVQERASYIGRVRDLAKGSCEAWIAKNADRWASEYAGWSA comes from the coding sequence ATGCCAGATCCCGCCGCACCGCTCAGTTTCCAGGACATGATCCTCACGCTCCATTCGTTCTGGAGCCAGCAGGGATGCCTCATCCTGCAGCCCTACGACATGCGCATGGGAGCGGGCACGTTTCACCCGGCGACGACGCTGCGCGCGCTCGGCCCCGAGCCGTGGAAAGCGGCCTACGTCCAGCCCTCGCGCCGGCCGACCGACGGCCGCTATGGCGAGAACCCCAACCGTCTGCAGCATTATTACCAGTACCAGGTGATCCTGAAACCGAACCCGGCCAACCTGCAGGAGCTCTACCTGCAGAGCCTGGCGGCGATCGGCGTCGACCCGCTGGCGCACGACATCCGCTTCGTGGAGGACGACTGGGAGAGCCCCACGCTCGGCGCCTGGGGCCTGGGCTGGGAAGTCTGGTGCGACGGCATGGAGGTGACGCAGTTCACCTATTTCCAGCAAGTCGGCGGGTTTGACTGCAAGCCGGTCGCCGGCGAGTTGACCTACGGTCTGGAGCGTCTGGCGATGTACATCCAGGGCGTCGATCGCGTCTATGACTTGCGCTTCAACGACCAGGGCGTGTCGTATGGCGACGTGTTCCTGGCCAACGAGCAGGAACTGTCGAAGTACAACTTCGAGATCGCCGACACCGATCAGCTCTTCACCGGCTTCCGCCACGCCGAGGCCGAGGCGATGCGCTGCATCGAGGCAGGCATACCCCTGGCGGCCTATGACCAGGCTATCGAGGCGAGCCACTTGTTCAACCTGCTGCAGGCGCGCGGCGTCATCTCCGTCCAGGAACGCGCGAGCTACATCGGCCGAGTTCGTGACCTCGCCAAGGGCAGTTGCGAGGCCTGGATAGCGAAGAACGCCGATCGCTGGGCCAGCGAGTACGCGGGGTGGAGCGCATGA
- the glyS gene encoding glycine--tRNA ligase subunit beta — protein MTDFLLELRSEEIPARMQAGARADLETLFRKELAAAGVEPGAITVWSTPRRLALIARDLPEATRAVREETKGPALGAPTQALEGFLRKSGLTQDQLEVRDLKGKATYFAVVEKPGRAVSQVLAEAIPAIVRAFPWPKSMRWGAASISTESTRWVRPLSGIVAIFGEELVPCEAGGVQSGYATVGHRFHHPRPITIGGAHDYADKMRACHVIVSHEERQDIVRMGAAEVATLGGLTLVEDEGLVVENAGLTEWPVPLLGRFDEAFLEVPPEVIQLTARVNQKYFVCENDGKLANAFVCTANIEANDGGEAIVAGNRKVLAARLSDARFFWDTDRKTTLAEQAEKLKRITFHEKLGTVADKVERVARLAEWLASEGIVPNCDPALARQAAELCKADLVTEMVGEFPELQGLMGGYYARAEGLPDAVADAIRDHYKPVGQGDEVPTAPITVAVSLADKLDTLVCFFVERMPPTGSRDPFALRRAALGTLQLIQSNNLRLNLLDAILFSVSMRWADMSGEPFSHFAEDVRSTIFNDRLSTRGELTEQLAAQAVFDLVDFFADRLKVQQREAGVRHDLIDAVFALGEEDDLVRLLARVHALQAFVGTEDGANLLAGYKRAANILKKEDWHGIEGEIARTGEEDPLAGVDDPDLAPVIAAKMAERHSLSYEAEPAEQALIDALATAAPQAERAVAAEDFARAMAALASLRAPIDAFFESVTVNDPDPAKRNSRLALLDQFRAAVHNVADFSRIEG, from the coding sequence ATGACCGACTTTCTGCTCGAACTCCGCTCCGAGGAAATCCCGGCTCGCATGCAGGCCGGTGCGCGTGCCGACCTGGAAACGCTGTTCCGCAAGGAACTCGCCGCTGCCGGCGTCGAGCCTGGCGCGATCACCGTCTGGTCGACGCCGCGCCGCCTGGCGCTGATCGCTCGTGACTTGCCCGAAGCAACGCGGGCCGTGCGCGAGGAGACCAAGGGCCCGGCGCTCGGGGCTCCGACGCAGGCGCTCGAAGGCTTCCTGCGCAAGTCGGGGCTGACTCAGGACCAGCTCGAAGTGCGCGATCTGAAGGGCAAGGCGACCTACTTCGCCGTGGTCGAGAAGCCCGGCCGCGCGGTGTCGCAAGTGCTGGCGGAGGCGATCCCGGCGATCGTACGTGCGTTCCCCTGGCCCAAGTCGATGCGCTGGGGCGCAGCCTCGATCAGCACGGAGAGCACGCGCTGGGTGCGCCCGCTCTCCGGCATCGTCGCCATCTTCGGTGAGGAACTGGTGCCGTGCGAGGCAGGCGGCGTACAGAGCGGCTACGCAACCGTGGGGCACCGCTTCCACCATCCGAGACCGATCACGATCGGCGGCGCACACGACTACGCCGACAAGATGCGCGCCTGCCACGTCATCGTCAGCCACGAAGAGCGCCAGGACATCGTCCGCATGGGCGCCGCCGAAGTGGCGACGCTCGGCGGCCTGACGCTGGTCGAGGACGAGGGCCTGGTAGTCGAGAACGCCGGCTTGACCGAGTGGCCGGTGCCGCTGCTCGGGCGCTTCGACGAGGCGTTCCTGGAAGTGCCGCCCGAGGTCATCCAGCTGACCGCGCGCGTGAACCAGAAGTACTTCGTGTGCGAGAATGACGGCAAGCTCGCCAACGCCTTCGTGTGCACCGCCAACATCGAAGCGAACGACGGCGGCGAGGCGATTGTCGCTGGCAACCGCAAGGTCCTCGCCGCGCGCCTGTCCGACGCGCGCTTCTTCTGGGACACCGACCGCAAGACCACGCTGGCCGAACAGGCGGAGAAGCTAAAGCGCATCACCTTCCACGAAAAGCTCGGCACCGTCGCCGACAAGGTCGAGCGTGTCGCCAGGCTGGCTGAGTGGCTGGCGAGCGAAGGCATCGTACCCAACTGCGATCCCGCGCTCGCACGGCAGGCGGCAGAGCTGTGCAAGGCCGACCTCGTCACCGAAATGGTCGGCGAGTTCCCCGAACTCCAGGGCCTCATGGGCGGCTACTACGCCCGCGCCGAGGGCCTGCCCGACGCCGTCGCCGACGCCATCCGCGACCACTACAAGCCCGTTGGGCAGGGCGACGAGGTGCCGACTGCGCCGATCACCGTGGCGGTGTCGCTGGCGGACAAGCTGGATACGCTAGTCTGCTTCTTTGTAGAGCGGATGCCACCAACTGGCTCGCGCGACCCATTCGCTTTAAGACGTGCCGCCTTGGGTACGCTCCAGTTGATCCAGTCGAATAATCTACGCCTTAATCTCTTGGACGCGATCCTTTTTTCCGTTTCGATGAGGTGGGCTGACATGAGCGGTGAGCCATTCTCTCACTTCGCAGAAGATGTCAGATCGACGATCTTCAATGATCGGCTCTCGACGCGCGGAGAACTTACAGAGCAGCTAGCGGCACAGGCTGTTTTCGATCTTGTCGACTTCTTCGCCGACCGCCTGAAAGTCCAGCAGCGTGAAGCCGGCGTCCGCCATGATCTGATCGACGCCGTGTTCGCGCTCGGCGAGGAGGACGATCTCGTGCGCCTGCTCGCCCGCGTCCATGCACTCCAGGCGTTCGTCGGAACCGAGGACGGCGCCAACTTGCTCGCCGGCTACAAGCGCGCCGCCAACATCCTCAAGAAGGAGGACTGGCACGGCATCGAAGGCGAGATCGCCCGCACCGGCGAAGAGGACCCGCTCGCCGGCGTCGACGATCCGGATCTCGCGCCCGTCATCGCCGCGAAGATGGCCGAGCGCCACTCGTTGTCGTACGAGGCCGAGCCGGCCGAGCAGGCGCTGATCGACGCGCTCGCCACCGCCGCACCTCAGGCCGAGCGGGCCGTCGCGGCGGAGGATTTTGCCCGCGCCATGGCAGCGCTCGCCTCGCTTCGGGCACCGATCGATGCCTTTTTCGAGAGCGTGACCGTCAACGATCCCGACCCGGCAAAGCGCAACTCGCGTTTGGCCCTGCTTGATCAATTCCGTGCTGCAGTGCACAATGTTGCTGACTTCTCGCGCATCGAGGGGTGA